In the genome of Drosophila kikkawai strain 14028-0561.14 chromosome 2R, DkikHiC1v2, whole genome shotgun sequence, the window CACTTCTTATCAGCACCAAACTTTCAGTCCTGAAAAGTGAAGGCAGGTTTTTCATAGTCATTCGGGCAGGTAATGGCTGCCAGTTTATTGAGTGGTTAATATAatacttttataaaatatatcgcTTGAGTATAGAAGGCCATTCCACCACAAATACATAGTCGGGGAAGTCCCCAAGGAACTTTAGAGCCTCTGCATCCCTGTCATAATCGTGGCTGATGAAGTGTCCCACAACGGCGAGCTCCAAGAGGGGCTTACTAAAATCACCATCGGACTTCTGAAATATATAGAAACTTTAGTTTTTACTTCATTACTTAAGAGATTATATAACCCACTGTTAATTCAATAGAGAACTTCAAAGGAGTGTCATCTATTCCATAGTTAAAGAATACGTAGTAGGGCGGCTGAGCTTTTTCAGGGGCATTTCCCACAAAAGACCAGTCTGTGACCTTAGAATCACCCACTGGCTGAACGAAGATATTCATGTGAGGCGGACCAGATACCTCAAACTCATATCTGACAGTGTTCTGGGGTTGATTTGTAGTTCTTTCCAATAATCTTAGTATAATATTCCCAGGTGTAACAACATCCGAGTCGCGAGGCAGCCAACGGGCACTTTTCCGACTGCCACAAGAGTATAGGCAGGGAGCACCACACATCACATACTTGTCGCAGTCTGGTTCTATGGGCACCAGTCCCGTCAGGTTGAGCTGGGAGTCCTTGAGCGGATTAAGTCCCCGCCTGTCCATATATGTGAAGTAGTAACCAGAATCACTGTGGCTCAAAGAGCCATCGAACTCGTAAAAGAGTCGTTGAGTGTGCTTTGAAAAGACAAccttttacaattatttataaattcactGTATGTACAACTTACCACAAGATTGACTCGCATCACATTGGTCTGGGGTCTATAGGGAAAACCCACCTCCGAGACAGCAATCATACAGAAAATAAAGGTTACGACTCCCAAGCCAAGGAGTATAAGCTTCGGCCAGCGGAAAATATTGATGAATTGAGCCTAATAATGATCAATGATTAAGGAGGGATCTCAATAAAAGTCTCAATAAAATTAACTTACAATAAATCCCAAAGCAAAGAAGGTGCAGATGCCACAAATCAGAGCTATCATCAGATCAGGGTTTGTGCCCATACCATATCTTCCAGTAATAGGAATCAATACCACGAGAAGCATATAGATTACATAACAGAAGTAGCAAAAGGGGAGCACCTGAAGGCATATCACAATTACAGCCCAATAGTTGCCTTAAACACAACATGGTTATAAAGGGTCTATAAtaagtaatattttctataactTACCACGATCTTGCAAAGTGCTCACTAGGTTAATCAGTAGAGCACCTCCATAAAAGATCATAGAAATTAGACAGAGGTACTGGAAACGCATTCCCATGGCAGTAAAAATAATTGCGAGCAGGGCCTGGACCACCAAATGGGAGTGCAGGCTCATCTGGAGATGGTATCCATGACTTAGTTTGTTCTgcaattaaacttttttcaatatgaaattaatattaagaGTTTATTACTCCTACATTTGGCTTTAGGGTGTAGTACAGGGTCAAAGGCAGTACAAGACCAATGACTGAGGGGCATATGTAATAGCCAAACACCAGCCAGTTGCTGGTGAAGTAGGTCATCGATCGATCTCCTGCATCAAAGAGCACTGCCATCAGTAGAGGCAGGCCAAAGCACAGAAGAACTCCTACTACATGCAGTCCTAGAATAATGAGAAACCACAAGGATATCTGGGGTAGCGACACCTTCTCCGACTGACGAGCCATTCTCCAGAGAGAACATCCCACCAGAACCAAACTGATCACTGCAAAGCAGTAGTTCATAATAATCCCAGTGGTCTCTGTGTAATATACAAAGAAAAGGCCAAGAAAGTCAAAGAAAACAGTATGTCCATCATCGTCATTCtgaaaaagttatttaaaatttagtacacagtctttaaaaaaatatagaataaaatttattcgattttttacCTCCGTCTCGTACAATTCACTGGCATTTGAGAAGGCTCTCACTAGGGCGAGAACATTATTTCCTGTATTCTGAACAGATCGTCCTGGAATAACCTTAAAAGCATCAAAGACTGTATGGTAAACGTAGCCGTTGTTGATCTGGGCCATATCTAAACCTGTGCACATTTATAAATGGTAATTTATGTCTTTTTAAgtaagcaaataaatatagaatatacCAGGCACATTCCCAAAGTCCCGAAAGATTCGAAAATCCGTGTCCGATGGCAAAAGTCCTCCCTGAAAGATCTCCTCGGCTATTGTTGTGGCAAATGGATGCTTAGCATAGTGTTGGTAATACTATAAGAAACACATTTTTGATTGAATCTTCCAAGtgatttaaaataactttCACCTTCACGAGCCAAGGCTTATTGGGGCCAGTCTGAAACAAGATATCACGACCTCCACTGCCGGCCACCTCTAGGTTTATAACCATCCTTAaacaagagaatatatttattaaagtcTTTATAGTAAAACATTTATACCTACTTGCAGTTCGCTGCCCACTTGTGCTGCGTTATAAAGCCGTGAGAACCCTGGAGTCCAAGCTCCTCAGCTCCATTGAACAGGAAGATTATTGGATGTTCAAAAGGCGTCTTCGATATAACCATTTGGCGAAGAACCTCCAGCATTACCACAACCATGGTGCCATCATCGCCAGAACCTAATAACTACCCTTAGTACTGAGAAAAGCAGGATACAAAATAGGTTAAGACTTACTTGGACTTCCTGGCTTCGAGTCAAAGTGACTGTTGATCAGGAGGTAATTTTCACTCTGGGATTGCTTGGCGTTCAGCTTGACGACTATATTTTGAATTCCCTGATACATGCTCACCATGCTCCCAAATGAAAAGCCACCCGAAGGCGTCTGAACATCCACCTCGATCTCGTACAGATCACTAAGCATTTGCTCTTTAATCTTTTCCACTTCATTCAGAAGAAAAGCAACTGTTTTCACCTCGTTCGCATAACTGCCTGTAACTTTGGGTCCGATTCTATCGTACACATAGAGTTGGCTCATTGCTCTTTCTGCCACAAATTCTCCTGGCTTAACAGATTCTTCAGAGGCGTTAATCTTATCTGGAAGCCGGTTGTACAAGGGGATCACAATGGCAAAGAAAAGAGACAGCCAAAGGAGAAGGAAAGAAGGAGCATAATGCCAGGATAACCTCTGCCTTCCGACACTTTCTTTCTTCAGGGATAAAGATTCCATAGCTGCTTTCTCTAGGGAAATCTCCTTCTAAGTTTGCGTcatttaaatcatttatttcagttcatttaaacaaacaaatactcACTTCATCTGagttattttccattttattttaccagcaaattaagtttaaactCGCCTAGTTCCCAATTCAGTTAAAACTGAAAGTCTATTCGACAAATTCTTCAGCTTGAAAGCTTTTGTGAAATCAAAGCCTATAAAGATAATATCGTCTACAATTCCAAACACAATGATCGCTTGGATACTGAGATAAGAGATCTTATCAAGATATAGTATATGTgccaaacaaaaagtatacaaacGGACTGTTGAGAGGCGCCTTCAGCTAAAATACGTAAAGCAGTTTATTAGAAAAATCTAAATAGCACTTTAATAGTACTTCAATAGCTACAACTCGTAATAATATAGCGCTTTAAGTTTGAGAAAATTTCCATAAAGGTAAAAGCCAAAACCTTTACCAGATTTTTAGGTTTTTAGATTACACAGGAGGTTGCAGCCAAACGTTGTCTTACAGATCCAAGTTCCAAGAATATCGATTTCTGTAATATGAaatcttataattttaaaaatgtttttattagaAAAAGTCCTAAAAGTTCATACTTAAATCCTGTTTAGAATCTGAGTTGTTCTGAATTTAACGAGCTGAAATGTGCGACTAAGCAATTTACTTGAAAGTTTCCCACATTTAAAGCTTTTGGAAACTCTATTATCTGCTCAGATTCCCAGTATATTTATGAGTGAATCCAAAGACTCTTcataaagtaaattaatttattttcataatataccGCTCATCAAGTTTATCGAGCACCAGCCCCCGGACTGTAAGTTTGATCCCtatataaagatatatctATACAATATTGTAAAACTTTACGACGTACGAAGACACCGTAGTACTTCATTTCTGAATGAATTTTAtaggctttaaaaaatatatctcttGTATTGAGCAGGCCATTCCATGACATCCACAAAGTCAGGTAATTCCGCTATAAACTTAAGAACCTCCGCATCCCTGGTATACTCTGGACTGGCAAAATGTCCCACAACTGCGACCTCCAAGACAGGGACATTGTAATTCCCATCGGAGttctgtaaaaatatttaataaataataatatagtaaatacatcaatttaaaatactttatagcTCACCGTTAGTTCCACAAAGAACTTAAAAGGGCTATTATCTATTCCGTAGGAAAAGAAGATATGATAAGGAGGCTGATATCTCTCCCGGATATTCTGAAGAAAGGACCAGTCTGTGACCTTAGCCTCATCCACGGgctgtataaaaatattcatttggGAAGGTCCACTTAGTTCGAAATCAAATCGAACCGTGTTGTTTGCCTCGGAGACGGTCTTCCCTAGAAACTTCAGGATAACCTCGCCGGGCATTTGAATACCCGATTCCCGAGGCAGCCAACGAGCATTCCTTCGTCCGCCACAAGAATAAAAGCAAGGTGCTCCACACATTACATAGTCATCGCAGAATTCCGCCATAGATACTATGCCCGTGAGATCAACATTGGAGTCCTGCAGAGGAGTTAAGCCATGCCTATCCTGATACGAGAAATAATAGCCGGAATCACTGTGACTCAAGGTGCCATTGTACTCGTAGAATAAGCGATGGGTATCCTGTGggaacaaataatttaaaattaaatcagaAAAAGGTAGGTTTATCAAGTCTCCACCAACCATAAAGTTAAATCGCATCACATTGGTCTTGGCACGATACGGAAAACCCACATCCGAGACTGCAATCATGCTGAAAATAAATGCTACCACTCCCAGGCCTAGGAGTATAAGCTTCGGCCAGCGAAAAGCGTTGATGAATTGTGcctagtaaataaaatattaattaatcatAAAACAATCTCCAACTAAAGCCACTCACAATAAATCCCAAAGTAAAAAGCGTGGCACCACCACATATCAAGGCTATCATGATATCTGGATTGGCGCCAATGCCATTTCTTCCTGTGATCGGAAAGTACACTATAAGGAGTATATAGAAGATGTAACAAAAGTAACAGAACGGCAGCACCTGAAGGCACATCACAATCAAAGCCCAAAAGTTTCCTgtaataaagaatatttataggaatctttgaaataaatatataataaaatacgCCCTACCGCGATCATGCAGAGTGCTCAGCAGATTAATCAGAAGAGCGCCCCCATAGAAGATCATTGCCATAAGACATATGTACACAAAACGCGTTCCCATGGCAGTCAGAATAATACCGAGCAGGGCCTGGACCACCAGGTGAGAGTGCAGGCTCATTTGGAGATGGTATCCATGGCTTAGTTTGTTCTgcaattaaacttttttgaACATGAAATAAAGATTAAGAGTTTATTACTCCTACATTCGGCTTCAGGGTGTAGTACAGGGTCAAGGGAAGTACAAGACCGATGAATGCTGGGCATATAAAGAGTCCAAACACCAGCCAGTTGCTAGAATAGTAGGTCATTGAACGACCCCCTGCATCGAAGAGCACTGCCATGAGGAGCGGCAAACCAAAGCACAGAAGTACTCCTACCACATGCAGTCCCAGGATAATAACGAACCAAAGCGTTATCTGAGGAATCGTAACCTTCTCCGATTGACGAGCCATTCTCCAGAGAGAACATCCCACCAAAACCAGACTGATCACTGCTATGCAACAGTTCATAATGATCCCAGTGGTCTCCGTGTAATACACAAAAAACAGACCCAGAAAGTCGAAGAAAATAGCGTGGCCCTCATCATcgttctaaaaaataaatctataaatatttttaaaaaattcttcatTTCTTACCCTCTTCTCGGACAATTCACTGGCATTCGTATAGCCCCTAACAAGGGCTAGAATATTATCCCCAGTATTCTGGATGGATCTTCCCGGAACCACGTCAAAAGTATCAAAGGCTGTGTGGTACACGTATCCATTGTCAGTTTGGGCCATATCCAagcctgtaaatatttataatttataatttatgtatttttatataaacaaatataaaaataaagtaccaGGTACATTTCCAAAGTCccgaaatattcgaaaatcAGTGTCTGATGGCAAAATTCCTTCCTGAAAAATCTCCTCGGCTATTGTTGTGGCAAACGGATGCTTTGCATAACGTTTATAATACTGCAAAAAAAtggaattaatttattttaatattattgaaatatatcAAACCTTCATGAGCCAAGGCTTATTGGGTCCACTCTGAAACAAGAGATCCCGTCCTCCACTGCCGCCCACTTCTAGGTTTATAACCATCCTAAAAGAtgacaaaatattaattaaggtTTTTATAGTAAAATATTAAGACCCACTTGCAGTTCGCTGCCCACTTGTGCTGCGTGATAAAACCATGAGCACCCTGGAGACCAATCTCCTCAGCTCCATTGAACAGAAAGACTATTGGATGTTCAAAGGGCGTCTTCGATATAACCATTTGACGTAGGACCTCCAGCATAACCACAACCATGGTGCCATCATCGCCAGAACCTagtaaaatctaaaataacaTCTTTagatattttcataattagcTAATAACTTACCTGGACTCCCTGCCTTCGAATCAAAGTGACTGTTGATTAGGAGGTAAGACTCACTCTGGAATTGCTTCGTGCTCAACTTGACGACTACATTTTGGATTCCCTGATACATGCTCACCATACTACCTAACGAAAAGCTTCCCGAAGGCGCCTGGACATCCACCTCGACTTCATAGAGATCCCTGAGCATTTGCTCTTTGATCTTTTCTATTTCATCCAGAAGAAAAGCAACCGTTGTGACCTCGTTTGCATAACCGCCAGTTACTTTTTGTCCGATCCTATCGTA includes:
- the LOC108082321 gene encoding endoplasmic reticulum metallopeptidase 1-like → MENNSDEKEISLEKAAMESLSLKKESVGRQRLSWHYAPSFLLLWLSLFFAIVIPLYNRLPDKINASEESVKPGEFVAERAMSQLYVYDRIGPKVTGSYANEVKTVAFLLNEVEKIKEQMLSDLYEIEVDVQTPSGGFSFGSMVSMYQGIQNIVVKLNAKQSQSENYLLINSHFDSKPGSPSSGDDGTMVVVMLEVLRQMVISKTPFEHPIIFLFNGAEELGLQGSHGFITQHKWAANCKMVINLEVAGSGGRDILFQTGPNKPWLVKYYQHYAKHPFATTIAEEIFQGGLLPSDTDFRIFRDFGNVPGLDMAQINNGYVYHTVFDAFKVIPGRSVQNTGNNVLALVRAFSNASELYETENDDDGHTVFFDFLGLFFVYYTETTGIIMNYCFAVISLVLVGCSLWRMARQSEKVSLPQISLWFLIILGLHVVGVLLCFGLPLLMAVLFDAGDRSMTYFTSNWLVFGYYICPSVIGLVLPLTLYYTLKPNNKLSHGYHLQMSLHSHLVVQALLAIIFTAMGMRFQYLCLISMIFYGGALLINLVSTLQDRGNYWAVIVICLQVLPFCYFCYVIYMLLVVLIPITGRYGMGTNPDLMIALICGICTFFALGFIAQFINIFRWPKLILLGLGVVTFIFCMIAVSEVGFPYRPQTNVMRVNLVHTQRLFYEFDGSLSHSDSGYYFTYMDRRGLNPLKDSQLNLTGLVPIEPDCDKYVMCGAPCLYSCGSRKSARWLPRDSDVVTPGNIILRLLERTTNQPQNTVRYEFEVSGPPHMNIFVQPVGDSKVTDWSFVGNAPEKAQPPYYVFFNYGIDDTPLKFSIELTKSDGDFSKPLLELAVVGHFISHDYDRDAEALKFLGDFPDYVFVVEWPSILKRYIL
- the LOC108082322 gene encoding endoplasmic reticulum metallopeptidase 1-like, with product MGHKSDDEVSLDTAAVESLSLKGDLVKRQRLPWYYAPSFLLLWLCLFFAIVIPLYNRLPDRITISEESAKPGEFVAERAQRQLFVYDRIGQKVTGGYANEVTTVAFLLDEIEKIKEQMLRDLYEVEVDVQAPSGSFSLGSMVSMYQGIQNVVVKLSTKQFQSESYLLINSHFDSKAGSPGSGDDGTMVVVMLEVLRQMVISKTPFEHPIVFLFNGAEEIGLQGAHGFITQHKWAANCKMVINLEVGGSGGRDLLFQSGPNKPWLMKYYKRYAKHPFATTIAEEIFQEGILPSDTDFRIFRDFGNVPGLDMAQTDNGYVYHTAFDTFDVVPGRSIQNTGDNILALVRGYTNASELSEKRNDDEGHAIFFDFLGLFFVYYTETTGIIMNCCIAVISLVLVGCSLWRMARQSEKVTIPQITLWFVIILGLHVVGVLLCFGLPLLMAVLFDAGGRSMTYYSSNWLVFGLFICPAFIGLVLPLTLYYTLKPNNKLSHGYHLQMSLHSHLVVQALLGIILTAMGTRFVYICLMAMIFYGGALLINLLSTLHDRGNFWALIVMCLQVLPFCYFCYIFYILLIVYFPITGRNGIGANPDIMIALICGGATLFTLGFIAQFINAFRWPKLILLGLGVVAFIFSMIAVSDVGFPYRAKTNVMRFNFMDTHRLFYEYNGTLSHSDSGYYFSYQDRHGLTPLQDSNVDLTGIVSMAEFCDDYVMCGAPCFYSCGGRRNARWLPRESGIQMPGEVILKFLGKTVSEANNTVRFDFELSGPSQMNIFIQPVDEAKVTDWSFLQNIRERYQPPYHIFFSYGIDNSPFKFFVELTNSDGNYNVPVLEVAVVGHFASPEYTRDAEVLKFIAELPDFVDVMEWPAQYKRYIF